From the Solibacillus sp. FSL R5-0449 genome, one window contains:
- a CDS encoding PqqD family protein codes for MKVSLQSEITLYPLSIRKDKKHYIVEEPISGDFFELPEIGVDAIKRLEQGEELVTIEQALKNSYPDEEVDIVDFVEQLLDLGLVQEVDGVHVKKELSKSSSRSGGFLWIPQSVGRLFFNGMMSKVYILLLIANIIILILNPELFPHYKDIFLFDSMVLNILIYLSISLVLILIHEFGHILAIRSHDLPAKLSIGNRLIFIVFETDLTQAWKLDPQKRNTLYLAGISFEQVILFVSFCVMLLFPNEGMTGILGIIVLDIFIKFIYQCCFYMKTDVYYVVENLTGCYNLMENGKIYLNSFVKKDRKDEKNYKEIFQNEWNFIRLYSVFYIVGVVLTLVLAVMYFVPQLYYTYNTIYMNLLGAGDRAAFWDAVTFFAMTMFMLILLVFIARKQKQEN; via the coding sequence TTGAAGGTATCCTTACAATCTGAAATAACGTTATATCCATTATCCATACGAAAAGATAAAAAACATTATATTGTAGAAGAGCCGATTTCAGGGGATTTCTTTGAATTGCCTGAGATTGGTGTTGATGCCATCAAACGATTGGAACAAGGGGAAGAACTTGTTACCATTGAACAGGCATTAAAAAATTCATATCCGGATGAAGAAGTGGACATTGTTGATTTTGTGGAGCAGCTGTTGGATTTGGGGCTAGTCCAAGAAGTGGATGGTGTACACGTTAAAAAAGAACTGTCTAAATCTTCATCACGTTCAGGTGGTTTCTTATGGATTCCCCAATCAGTAGGGCGTCTATTTTTTAATGGAATGATGAGCAAGGTATATATACTCCTGCTCATTGCAAATATCATTATTCTTATACTAAATCCTGAACTTTTTCCGCATTACAAAGATATATTCCTATTCGATTCTATGGTACTGAATATTCTTATATACTTATCAATTTCTTTAGTATTAATTTTAATTCATGAGTTCGGCCATATTCTTGCCATTCGATCACACGATTTACCGGCGAAATTAAGTATTGGAAATCGGCTCATATTTATCGTTTTTGAAACAGACCTCACTCAAGCTTGGAAGCTCGATCCACAAAAAAGAAATACCCTGTACCTTGCCGGAATATCTTTTGAGCAGGTAATTCTATTTGTTTCATTCTGCGTAATGCTTCTTTTTCCGAACGAGGGTATGACAGGAATTCTTGGGATCATCGTATTGGATATTTTCATTAAATTTATTTATCAATGCTGCTTTTATATGAAAACAGATGTTTATTATGTTGTGGAAAATCTAACGGGCTGTTATAACTTAATGGAAAATGGCAAAATCTATTTGAATTCCTTCGTTAAAAAGGATCGAAAAGATGAAAAGAATTATAAAGAGATATTCCAAAATGAATGGAATTTCATTCGCTTGTATAGTGTATTTTACATAGTTGGAGTTGTTTTAACGTTAGTTTTGGCAGTGATGTATTTTGTACCGCAGCTTTATTATACGTACAATACGATTTATATGAATCTTCTCGGAGCAGGCGATCGTGCTGCTTTTTGGGATGCCGTGACATTTTTTGCAATGACCATGTTCATGCTTATTTTGCTTGTTTTTATAGCAAGAAAACAGAAGCAAGAAAACTAA
- a CDS encoding group I intron-associated PD-(D/E)XK endonuclease: MYFHHTKTKGDLAVLKSQLDLFEKGYLVLLPQTEHAPFDIVAYKDQQFWRIQVKYRNMNENGTMYVKFQQCYSTKNGVQIQDVDKSQIDLYCIYCPETDLCYYFNPKQFNRSVTIRLKETKNKQKKGVYFAESFLEIPEILK; encoded by the coding sequence ATGTACTTTCATCATACAAAGACAAAAGGAGATTTAGCGGTATTAAAAAGCCAATTAGATTTGTTTGAAAAAGGATATTTGGTGTTGCTGCCACAAACAGAGCATGCACCTTTTGATATCGTTGCATATAAAGATCAACAATTTTGGCGAATACAAGTTAAGTACCGTAATATGAATGAAAACGGAACGATGTATGTAAAGTTTCAACAATGTTACTCGACTAAAAATGGTGTTCAAATCCAGGATGTCGATAAATCACAAATTGATCTTTACTGTATTTATTGTCCGGAGACAGACCTCTGCTATTATTTCAATCCAAAGCAATTCAATAGATCTGTCACAATTAGATTAAAGGAAACAAAAAATAAACAAAAAAAAGGTGTTTATTTTGCTGAGAGCTTTTTAGAAATACCTGAGATTTTGAAGTGA
- a CDS encoding nucleoside-diphosphate sugar epimerase, producing the protein MSKKKEIKKLKDHAFADLCLIEKEFQQIVKNTSNQSGAFKWVDLLSDYELEEFYGRRRDRKYATLTVELYSLTEQLLKDIFKVYFKHKYKNKSDMNIILDLERKLGDHLTFKNNTKLLANLRSCIVHEEFSLKSARKRINIKKKNRILFKQLMKDVDLYIENIALK; encoded by the coding sequence ATGAGTAAGAAGAAAGAAATTAAAAAATTAAAAGACCATGCATTTGCTGATCTTTGTTTGATCGAAAAAGAATTTCAGCAAATTGTAAAAAATACATCGAATCAATCAGGTGCTTTTAAATGGGTGGACTTATTGAGCGATTATGAGTTAGAGGAATTTTATGGACGCCGCAGGGACCGGAAATATGCAACACTCACAGTCGAATTGTATTCATTAACTGAACAACTGCTAAAAGACATTTTTAAAGTTTATTTTAAGCATAAATATAAAAATAAGTCCGACATGAATATTATTCTTGATTTAGAAAGAAAACTGGGAGATCACTTAACCTTCAAGAATAATACTAAGTTATTGGCGAACCTCAGAAGCTGTATTGTTCATGAAGAATTCTCTTTAAAGTCTGCACGAAAAAGAATAAATATAAAAAAGAAAAATAGAATCTTATTTAAACAATTGATGAAAGATGTTGACCTGTATATTGAAAATATCGCATTGAAATGA
- a CDS encoding aldehyde dehydrogenase family protein — MDKKWNKQFIGGEWREGNSEKVYVDQNPYNEETIAEIRLANVKDIDEAYQAAKEAQKEWEQVNAYQRQAIIEKAVQIVERRREEIVQILVEENGASHTKANIEISGGIGIMKEAATFPLRMHGKIMPSIIPGKENRVYHNPAGVVGIISPFNFPFHLTMRSLAPALATGNGVVLKPDLQTMVSGGLILGEIFEEAGIPKGLLNITVCSSSEIKDAFIEHPIPQIISFTGSTEVGRHIGEVCGRNLKRVALELGGNNVMLVLKDADVERAAASAAFGKFLNSGQICMSLNRIVVERPAYESFIKAFVDRASKIKYGDPKNDDVVVGPLINNKQITRIQRLIDQSIEKGAKYALQGEVDGNVLAPTILTNVTNDMPIAQEEIFGPAVGVIVVDSEEEAIRVANDSDYGLSGAVHAGTTEHGVEVAKQIITGMIHVNDQGVNDEPIVAFGGEKASGLGRYGGEWAIHEFTTTKWISVQTDPREYPF; from the coding sequence ATGGATAAAAAGTGGAATAAGCAGTTTATTGGTGGCGAATGGAGAGAAGGAAACAGCGAAAAAGTATACGTAGACCAGAATCCTTACAACGAGGAAACGATTGCGGAAATTCGGTTGGCAAATGTGAAGGATATAGATGAGGCATATCAAGCAGCCAAAGAAGCGCAAAAAGAATGGGAACAGGTTAATGCTTATCAAAGACAAGCAATTATAGAAAAAGCTGTCCAAATTGTTGAGCGAAGAAGAGAAGAAATCGTTCAGATTTTAGTTGAAGAAAACGGGGCTTCCCATACGAAAGCCAATATTGAAATTAGTGGCGGAATTGGCATTATGAAAGAAGCGGCTACATTCCCGCTCCGGATGCATGGGAAAATCATGCCATCCATCATTCCGGGAAAAGAGAACCGCGTATATCATAATCCTGCGGGTGTAGTAGGGATTATTAGTCCATTCAACTTCCCGTTCCATTTAACGATGCGTTCATTGGCACCGGCTTTGGCAACAGGTAATGGCGTTGTGCTTAAACCGGACTTGCAGACAATGGTTTCAGGCGGCCTTATTTTAGGTGAAATTTTTGAAGAGGCCGGCATCCCTAAAGGGTTGTTAAATATTACAGTTTGCAGCTCATCCGAAATTAAAGATGCATTTATTGAGCACCCTATTCCTCAAATTATTTCTTTTACCGGTTCCACAGAGGTAGGGCGCCATATCGGAGAAGTATGCGGAAGAAACCTGAAACGTGTAGCACTTGAACTTGGCGGAAACAATGTCATGCTTGTCTTGAAGGATGCGGATGTAGAAAGAGCAGCAGCTTCAGCGGCCTTCGGGAAATTTTTAAACAGTGGGCAGATTTGTATGTCGCTAAACCGGATTGTTGTTGAACGTCCAGCGTATGAGTCGTTTATAAAAGCATTTGTGGATAGAGCATCCAAAATTAAATACGGTGATCCGAAAAATGACGATGTAGTTGTCGGTCCGCTTATTAATAACAAACAAATTACTCGAATTCAACGATTAATCGACCAAAGTATCGAGAAAGGGGCAAAATACGCTTTACAAGGTGAAGTGGATGGAAATGTACTGGCTCCTACTATTTTAACGAATGTTACAAACGATATGCCGATTGCACAGGAGGAAATTTTCGGACCTGCTGTAGGGGTAATTGTTGTAGACAGTGAGGAAGAAGCAATTCGTGTTGCCAATGACAGCGACTATGGCCTGAGCGGTGCAGTTCATGCTGGTACAACAGAACATGGTGTGGAAGTGGCTAAACAGATTATTACAGGTATGATTCACGTGAATGATCAGGGAGTCAATGATGAACCGATCGTTGCCTTTGGTGGAGAGAAAGCTTCAGGTTTAGGCCGATATGGTGGCGAATGGGCAATCCATGAATTCACAACAACCAAATGGATTTCTGTTCAGACAGATCCACGAGAATATCCGTTTTAA
- a CDS encoding GNAT family N-acetyltransferase — translation MYRKQFYVFQDSKPILATVRNYTPADFDALIRIQQDCFPSPFPSELWWSKEQLISHVTHFPEGTLCIEVDGQLVGSMTSLLVDFDPNDPIHTWEDITDNGYIRTHNPNGDTLYIVDLCVSPAYRSLGLGKWLMLSMYEIVIEQKRVRLLGGSRMPNYHRHAGQLSPEAYIEAVLRGEIHDQVISFLLRCGRMPIQVVPHYLEDEESHHYGVLMEWRNPFVQIKEAY, via the coding sequence ATGTACCGTAAACAGTTTTATGTGTTTCAAGACAGCAAACCGATCCTTGCGACAGTCCGAAATTACACGCCTGCAGATTTTGATGCCCTTATCCGGATTCAACAGGATTGCTTTCCTTCCCCGTTCCCTTCAGAGCTTTGGTGGAGTAAAGAACAGCTGATAAGTCATGTGACACATTTCCCTGAAGGTACACTTTGCATTGAAGTGGATGGGCAACTCGTCGGTTCCATGACATCGTTGCTTGTTGATTTTGACCCAAACGATCCCATACATACATGGGAGGACATTACAGATAACGGCTATATCCGTACTCATAATCCAAATGGCGATACGCTCTACATTGTTGATCTTTGTGTGAGCCCGGCTTATCGCAGTTTAGGGCTTGGTAAATGGCTCATGCTTTCGATGTACGAGATTGTCATTGAGCAAAAGCGCGTTCGTCTGCTTGGTGGCAGCCGTATGCCGAACTATCATCGCCATGCCGGACAGCTTTCGCCAGAAGCATATATTGAAGCCGTTTTGCGTGGTGAAATACATGACCAGGTTATTTCGTTCCTGCTACGATGCGGTCGAATGCCAATACAAGTTGTACCCCATTATTTAGAGGATGAAGAGTCGCATCATTATGGTGTGTTAATGGAATGGCGCAACCCTTTCGTCCAGATCAAGGAGGCTTATTAA
- a CDS encoding aldo/keto reductase: MDYNLFGNSGMNVSKYALGTVMFSTNGLDDEGAMDQATANYMVDYALDQGINHFDTANMYAKGDAEVILGKAIRDKRQDMIISSKKGFQLIDKPTDTGALINVDSSIDALLKRLGTDYIDLYYVHCWDGQVDVSETVQEMNDLIKKGKIRHWGVADYNGWALAKTHTWAVENNMIPPIAQQIYYTPESREAEYEILPAGKELGIANSIRSPLGEGLLTGKFTRNKMFEPGTRQENGWPETYIKNPDLFYNLIDLLQDVASKHKATVPQIVLAWLRDRPNVDSIILSARTKEQLHENIASYNLKLTNDDISQINDLTALEPIYPSWHRAMNTLDRASNAEKVYLEEYIKLMDRKNHTGL, encoded by the coding sequence ATGGATTATAATTTATTTGGCAACTCAGGTATGAATGTTTCTAAATATGCATTAGGTACAGTAATGTTCAGTACAAACGGTCTTGATGACGAGGGGGCGATGGATCAGGCGACCGCAAATTATATGGTGGATTATGCACTGGATCAAGGCATCAACCATTTTGATACAGCAAATATGTATGCGAAAGGTGATGCAGAAGTTATTTTAGGCAAAGCGATACGTGATAAACGCCAGGATATGATTATCAGCAGTAAAAAAGGATTTCAGCTGATAGATAAACCAACCGATACGGGAGCTTTAATCAATGTTGATTCATCGATAGATGCGCTATTAAAAAGACTTGGTACGGACTATATTGATCTATATTATGTACATTGTTGGGATGGTCAAGTAGACGTTAGTGAAACGGTCCAAGAGATGAATGACTTAATTAAAAAAGGGAAAATTCGTCATTGGGGTGTAGCCGATTACAACGGCTGGGCGCTTGCGAAGACACATACGTGGGCAGTGGAAAATAATATGATACCGCCAATTGCTCAGCAAATTTACTACACACCGGAATCTCGTGAAGCAGAGTACGAAATTTTGCCGGCCGGTAAAGAATTGGGCATTGCTAATAGTATTAGGTCTCCACTTGGTGAGGGGCTGCTTACTGGTAAATTTACAAGAAACAAAATGTTCGAACCAGGTACAAGACAAGAAAATGGCTGGCCGGAAACATATATTAAAAATCCGGATTTATTTTATAATCTAATCGATTTATTGCAAGATGTTGCGTCTAAACATAAAGCGACAGTACCGCAAATTGTTCTTGCATGGCTGCGTGATCGACCAAACGTAGATTCAATTATCTTGTCTGCAAGAACAAAAGAACAGTTGCATGAGAATATTGCATCCTATAATTTAAAATTAACAAATGACGATATTTCACAAATTAATGACTTAACAGCACTGGAACCTATTTATCCATCATGGCACCGTGCTATGAATACATTGGATCGAGCGTCAAATGCAGAAAAGGTCTATTTAGAAGAATACATTAAGTTGATGGATAGAAAAAATCATACAGGGTTATAG
- a CDS encoding tyrosine-type recombinase/integrase: MNNKGSIIRLDKLRTDFEVEESIAQVMQRKKDMYYPDYKKFVHFCESEYRTLDFDSMEKYLHKLITVNGIKYSTFNRRAAGITFYLSSVLNLEQSTLQKKRLQIIRQLYNTEEYLRLKPMRGVRAEKQEEVIALINKYDTNDKSEIRKRAICYLNLITANRPSEMVRIKVSDIDITNKTVLVMLKKQGEMKEKSLTLECIKAVEKYINVFGLKEEDYIVGSVDRWGIYKNIKISERSYNRLMQKWLGMAPYVLRKTQVSSMHNKQADLATIAKHTGHKCLQTITEHYLEVNKGDIERYL, translated from the coding sequence ATGAATAATAAGGGTTCAATAATTCGTTTAGATAAATTAAGAACAGATTTCGAAGTAGAAGAGTCGATTGCTCAAGTAATGCAAAGAAAGAAGGATATGTATTATCCGGATTATAAAAAGTTCGTTCACTTTTGTGAAAGTGAGTATCGTACATTAGACTTTGATTCGATGGAGAAATACCTGCATAAGTTAATAACGGTTAATGGCATTAAATATTCAACTTTTAACAGACGTGCTGCAGGGATTACCTTTTATTTATCTTCTGTATTAAATCTGGAACAATCAACTTTACAGAAAAAGAGACTTCAAATAATTCGACAGCTATATAATACAGAGGAATATTTGAGATTAAAACCGATGCGCGGAGTCCGCGCTGAAAAACAAGAAGAAGTAATTGCTCTTATTAATAAATATGATACAAATGACAAAAGTGAAATCCGTAAACGTGCTATTTGTTATTTAAATTTGATTACAGCAAATAGACCATCTGAAATGGTGAGAATAAAGGTTTCAGACATTGATATTACAAATAAAACTGTTTTAGTTATGTTAAAAAAACAAGGGGAAATGAAAGAAAAAAGTTTAACGTTAGAATGTATCAAAGCAGTTGAAAAATACATTAATGTATTTGGACTAAAGGAAGAAGACTATATAGTTGGTTCTGTTGATCGTTGGGGCATATATAAGAATATCAAAATTTCAGAACGTAGTTATAATCGCCTAATGCAGAAATGGTTAGGAATGGCACCGTATGTATTAAGAAAAACTCAAGTAAGTAGCATGCATAATAAGCAGGCTGATTTAGCAACAATTGCGAAACATACAGGGCATAAATGTTTACAAACAATAACAGAACATTATTTAGAGGTAAATAAAGGTGATATAGAGAGATATTTATAA
- a CDS encoding SIMPL domain-containing protein (The SIMPL domain is named for its presence in mouse protein SIMPL (signalling molecule that associates with mouse pelle-like kinase). Bacterial member BP26, from Brucella, was shown to assemble into a channel-like structure, while YggE from E. coli has been associated with resistance to oxidative stress.), giving the protein MYHQQMMFQPGANAREMTVTGNGEIVAQPDYAQVQIEVRTQGKDVSAIQRENAVIMNRVIDSLMALKIPKESIQTTAYNIFPNYDFIDGKQVLRGYEVQNAITVKIDDIGQVGTAIDTAIQNGANHVSAIEFKITDTDVYYRQALQFALIDAVGKATAMAKTMGVTLHMVPVEIIEEQTIAPIPYKAMQLSSQRVVTPIEPGTMTVSASVRVKFSY; this is encoded by the coding sequence TTGTATCACCAACAAATGATGTTTCAACCAGGCGCTAATGCACGGGAAATGACTGTTACAGGGAATGGGGAAATCGTTGCGCAGCCTGATTATGCGCAAGTACAAATTGAAGTGCGGACGCAAGGGAAAGATGTCAGCGCGATCCAGCGGGAAAATGCGGTCATTATGAATCGTGTCATAGACTCACTAATGGCTTTAAAGATTCCAAAAGAATCGATTCAGACGACTGCTTACAATATCTTTCCAAATTACGATTTCATAGATGGAAAACAGGTGCTAAGGGGCTACGAAGTACAAAACGCCATAACAGTAAAAATAGACGATATTGGTCAAGTAGGTACGGCAATTGACACGGCCATTCAAAATGGGGCAAACCATGTATCAGCTATCGAGTTTAAAATAACGGATACAGATGTTTATTACCGGCAGGCACTTCAGTTTGCTTTAATCGATGCCGTGGGGAAAGCAACAGCTATGGCAAAAACGATGGGTGTTACATTACACATGGTGCCGGTGGAAATAATCGAAGAGCAAACGATTGCTCCGATCCCGTACAAGGCGATGCAGTTAAGCAGCCAACGGGTCGTGACACCGATAGAACCTGGAACGATGACAGTAAGCGCATCAGTGCGTGTAAAGTTTAGTTATTAG
- a CDS encoding carbon-nitrogen hydrolase family protein, with product MKLRVSTVQYHLHTIRSFEEFAQQLEHYVRAALEFETDFILFPEFFTTQLLSIGNDEGETLSINALPDFTMQYLDLFTSLAVKTKTHIIGGTHFIRNNDKLYNVAHLFYPDGTVATQAKLHITPTEVNEWNMAAGNELHLFDTEKGRIAILTCYDIEFPEIVRMAKARGADVIFCPSCTDDRHGFYRVRYTSHARAIENQVYVVTASTVGSLPTVDFMRMNLGQSAIIAPNDVPFPPRGIVVEGELNNDMVVTGDLDLALLYQVREKGSVTTWRDRRTDLYNDWESSFINVP from the coding sequence ATGAAACTACGTGTCTCAACCGTTCAATACCATCTTCATACGATTCGATCTTTTGAGGAGTTTGCTCAGCAATTAGAGCATTATGTGCGGGCTGCACTGGAATTCGAGACGGATTTTATTTTATTTCCTGAGTTCTTTACGACGCAGCTGTTATCAATAGGAAATGATGAGGGGGAAACGCTTTCCATCAATGCGCTTCCTGACTTTACAATGCAGTATCTCGACTTATTTACAAGTCTGGCAGTTAAAACAAAAACGCACATTATCGGCGGAACCCATTTCATTCGCAATAATGACAAACTTTACAATGTCGCTCATTTATTTTATCCGGATGGCACTGTTGCTACACAGGCGAAACTTCATATTACCCCAACCGAGGTAAACGAGTGGAACATGGCGGCAGGCAATGAGTTGCATCTTTTTGATACGGAAAAAGGTAGAATTGCCATTTTAACATGTTACGATATCGAGTTCCCAGAAATTGTCCGAATGGCAAAGGCACGTGGTGCAGACGTTATCTTTTGCCCTTCTTGTACCGATGATCGCCACGGCTTTTATCGTGTACGCTACACAAGCCATGCCCGTGCCATTGAAAACCAGGTATATGTCGTGACCGCTTCGACTGTCGGTTCGCTCCCAACTGTAGATTTTATGCGCATGAATTTGGGACAGTCCGCGATTATTGCTCCAAATGATGTCCCGTTCCCGCCGCGTGGAATTGTTGTTGAAGGAGAGCTCAATAACGATATGGTCGTTACGGGAGATTTGGATTTGGCACTGCTTTATCAAGTTCGCGAAAAGGGCTCTGTAACAACGTGGCGTGACCGTCGTACTGATTTATACAATGATTGGGAGAGCAGTTTTATCAATGTACCGTAA
- a CDS encoding HD-GYP domain-containing protein, which produces MKKTSLLLEEKRSTILFLWLFYVVFFVYEIFYNNLFPTFPWSDVNTKSTVWYDFLFVKFGVMIAVVPLSIYLIKIEKTESVKYILFFCYFLTNLFSDIFYYKDSTLPYTSGNMVELVVILFSPIFVSKKFTYYITLGLLLKYVLVGVFIRDILVLFPISILIVLSFISFILLHRFLNYIKALKYSYDEQLEGIVKGVIATLELKDPYTRGHSERVAAYAMNMAEATGRFKPAELNNFYYACLLHDIGKVSIPDSILTKPGMLTNEEFDIIKTHPVVGAEAIRDVEGIADNIDVIYHHHERWDGKGYPDGLAEDDIPFLARVTAVADAFDAMTSSRSYRPALEFEVAYQRILDGQGSQFDPQLIKLFKQIYPQWVNISKTYLKGMDMRGGGKA; this is translated from the coding sequence ATGAAAAAAACATCATTGTTATTAGAAGAAAAGCGGTCCACAATTTTATTTTTATGGTTATTTTATGTTGTGTTTTTTGTTTATGAAATCTTTTATAATAATCTTTTTCCCACATTTCCGTGGAGCGATGTTAACACAAAGAGTACAGTGTGGTATGATTTTTTGTTTGTTAAATTTGGAGTTATGATTGCAGTAGTGCCTTTATCAATTTATTTAATTAAAATAGAGAAAACAGAGTCAGTAAAATACATATTATTTTTCTGTTATTTTTTAACTAATTTATTTTCTGATATATTCTATTATAAAGATAGTACGCTTCCATACACTAGTGGGAACATGGTAGAACTTGTAGTTATACTTTTTTCTCCAATTTTCGTAAGTAAGAAATTCACTTACTATATAACATTGGGTTTACTATTGAAATATGTTTTAGTTGGTGTATTTATAAGGGATATATTGGTATTATTCCCAATTAGTATTCTAATTGTATTATCATTTATTTCATTTATACTACTTCATCGTTTTTTAAATTATATTAAAGCATTAAAGTATTCCTATGATGAACAGTTGGAAGGCATTGTAAAAGGAGTAATTGCAACGTTGGAACTGAAAGATCCCTATACTCGTGGCCATAGCGAACGAGTTGCTGCTTATGCAATGAACATGGCTGAGGCTACGGGGAGATTTAAACCCGCTGAATTAAATAATTTTTACTATGCTTGCCTATTACATGATATTGGAAAAGTTAGTATACCAGATTCAATTTTAACAAAACCCGGTATGTTAACGAATGAGGAATTTGATATAATTAAGACTCACCCTGTTGTTGGAGCAGAAGCTATTCGGGATGTTGAAGGCATTGCTGATAATATTGATGTAATTTATCATCATCATGAAAGATGGGATGGTAAAGGGTATCCGGATGGTCTAGCAGAAGACGATATTCCATTTTTAGCAAGAGTCACTGCGGTAGCGGATGCATTTGATGCCATGACTTCATCCAGATCCTATCGTCCTGCACTTGAATTTGAAGTGGCATATCAACGAATTCTTGATGGTCAAGGAAGTCAATTTGACCCACAACTGATAAAATTATTTAAGCAAATTTATCCTCAATGGGTGAATATTTCAAAAACATATCTTAAAGGTATGGATATGAGAGGGGGGGGAAAAGCATGA
- a CDS encoding GNAT family N-acetyltransferase, translating to MDYHRITSITDPLFTHMYELLKTVFPPEEVLAFDLWKEPLEDPSIRVFVAVHEGEIVGTTEYRYYEDLNVGMTDFTIIGRGGIGVGRFLATKRAADLHALAKKNNKQMAGMFAEIYDPYRVDDHSFGGVKPMDPFVRREVLSHLGYKRLNFPYVHPSWQLDGTAVSGLDLCFMPADYEQTELNASLIATFLKTYYAVLPEKPDAWVAMIEELNAKESVELLAI from the coding sequence ATGGATTATCATCGCATTACATCAATTACTGACCCACTGTTTACACATATGTATGAATTATTAAAAACGGTGTTTCCACCTGAGGAAGTTTTAGCATTTGATTTATGGAAAGAACCGCTGGAAGATCCAAGCATCCGCGTATTTGTCGCTGTCCATGAAGGTGAAATCGTTGGGACAACAGAGTACCGTTATTATGAGGATTTGAATGTTGGTATGACCGACTTTACAATTATCGGCCGGGGAGGCATTGGTGTCGGGCGCTTTTTAGCAACTAAACGTGCGGCAGATTTACATGCATTAGCCAAGAAAAACAACAAGCAAATGGCGGGAATGTTCGCTGAAATCTATGACCCTTATCGTGTAGACGACCACAGCTTTGGCGGAGTAAAACCAATGGACCCGTTTGTTCGAAGAGAAGTGTTATCACATTTAGGCTACAAACGTCTCAACTTCCCGTACGTTCACCCATCCTGGCAGCTGGACGGGACAGCTGTCAGCGGACTTGATCTATGCTTTATGCCTGCCGATTATGAACAAACAGAGTTAAATGCATCCCTCATTGCGACTTTCTTAAAGACGTACTATGCCGTATTGCCGGAAAAACCAGATGCATGGGTAGCGATGATCGAGGAGCTTAATGCAAAGGAAAGTGTAGAGTTATTGGCAATCTAG